In the Lactobacillus paragasseri genome, CGTAGAAGACATTCTTGCCATCCTTAAACAAGGACATGTTAGTGTGCATCCCGTTTCCTGCTTGACCTTCTACTGGCTTAGCCATAAATGTGGCATATAAACCATGCTTTCTTGCTACTTCACGTACAACCATCTTAAAAGTTTGAACACGGTCAGCAGTTGTTAAAGCATCATCAAATCTAAAGTCAATTTCTTGTTGACCGTCTCCTACTTCATGGTGAGCTGCTTCAACTTCAAAGCCAATACTTTCTAATGTTTCAACAATATCACGACGGCATCTTGCACCTTCGTCATCAGAGGTCATATCAAAGTATGAAGCATGATCAGGAACTTCAGTAGTCCAGTTGCCATCTTCACCTAACTTAAATAAATGAAATTCTGCTTCAAAACCAATATCAAAATCAGTAAAGCCCATATCATTCATTTCTTTAAGGATACGCTTCAAGTTATTTCTTGGGTCACCTTCAAATGGTTCACCATCGGTCTTATGAACAGAACATACTAAACGACCAATCTTTCCGCCCTTTTCATCTCCCCAAGGTAAAACTGCCCAAGTTGAAAAGTCGGGATATAAAACCATGTCACTTTCTTCTAGACGAACAAAGCCATCAATTGAAGAGCCATCAAAACGGATATCGTTAGTTAAAACTTTATCTAATTGACTAGTTGGAACCTCAACAGCCTTAGAAGTTCCATTAATATCAGTAAAAGCTAATCTTAAGAAACGAACATCGTTATCCTTAACACTCTTTTTAATATCTTCTGCAGTAATAGTTTTACTCATTGTACACACCTATTCTAAAGGATTATACCTGTTCCAAGCGATTGGTATAGTCCTTAAAAATCTATTAACTACTTGTGCTAATGCACACTGAAAACAATAACAAACTAGATTGGTCTCGTCAATCAGTATTAATATTTTTTTAGATATATTTTAAACCGTTTGTTATGAATATACCAGTAATATCCTATCATAACCATAACTTTTTTATTTATTTAAAAAACTTTTTATTTCATTTAGAGCTTTTTCTGGCGTCTCCCTATCATGTAGAGGATCTAACCAGACAACAGGCAATTGATGTTTAAAATACGTTAGCTGACGTTTGGCATATTTTCGCGATGCTTGTTTTAGTTTATTTACGCATTCATCAAGCGTTTTTTCACCTGAAAAATATGGGAAAAATTCTTTATAGCCAATCGCTTGAATTGCTTGATGCTCACGAGCACGGTTGTCATAAACAAATCTTGCTTCTTTAAGTAACCCAGCGGCCATCATTTTATCTACACGTTTATTTATTCGCTGATAGACTTCTTCTCGATCACTATTTAACCCAATAATCAAGGCATCATATCTAGGAGAAATTTTTGCTTGCTGCTGACTAAATAACTTACCTGTTCGACTAATCACTGTTAATGCTCTAAGAGTTCGACGACTATTTTGTGGAGCTATTTTTTTAGCAGCATCAGGATCCTTTTCATTAAGAAGCTGCCATAATTTTTCTGCACCATTTTCTTTTAAATATTTTTCCCACTTAGGATCTACACTTGTTTGATAATCTCCAGGTTCACCTAATTGCAGCTTATTTACTAAGGCATTAATATAAAAACCCGTTCCGCCAACAACTAGTGGAATAGACCCCTTAGCTACAATTTGATTAACA is a window encoding:
- a CDS encoding glutamine synthetase family protein, with the translated sequence MSKTITAEDIKKSVKDNDVRFLRLAFTDINGTSKAVEVPTSQLDKVLTNDIRFDGSSIDGFVRLEESDMVLYPDFSTWAVLPWGDEKGGKIGRLVCSVHKTDGEPFEGDPRNNLKRILKEMNDMGFTDFDIGFEAEFHLFKLGEDGNWTTEVPDHASYFDMTSDDEGARCRRDIVETLESIGFEVEAAHHEVGDGQQEIDFRFDDALTTADRVQTFKMVVREVARKHGLYATFMAKPVEGQAGNGMHTNMSLFKDGKNVFYDKDGEFHLSDTALYFLNGILEHARAITAIGNPTVNSYKRLIPGFEAPVYISWASKNRSPLVRIPDAEEINTRLEMRSADPTANPYLLLAACLSAGLNGIKEAKKPMAPITSNVFEMSEEERAKRGIKPLPSTLHNAVKAFKADPLIQKALGEHLTQSFIDSKNLEWAKYNQSVSDWERDRYMGY
- the miaA gene encoding tRNA (adenosine(37)-N6)-dimethylallyltransferase MiaA, yielding MQKIIVLIGPTGIGKTDLALKLAPKINAEIISGDSMQIYQEVSIGTAKPTAEELRQVKHYLVNQRSIFEEYSVKDFVAEGTKAVNQIVAKGSIPLVVGGTGFYINALVNKLQLGEPGDYQTSVDPKWEKYLKENGAEKLWQLLNEKDPDAAKKIAPQNSRRTLRALTVISRTGKLFSQQQAKISPRYDALIIGLNSDREEVYQRINKRVDKMMAAGLLKEARFVYDNRAREHQAIQAIGYKEFFPYFSGEKTLDECVNKLKQASRKYAKRQLTYFKHQLPVVWLDPLHDRETPEKALNEIKSFLNK